The proteins below are encoded in one region of Cucurbita pepo subsp. pepo cultivar mu-cu-16 chromosome LG10, ASM280686v2, whole genome shotgun sequence:
- the LOC111803357 gene encoding uncharacterized protein LOC111803357, with protein MANPRRTSISLLSSSNPQSLESPFHVQSHGRTLSLSLRFLFSFLKNFLKKPHAFPFLLSVFLLLTWISLRIQHSSSQFSSPDSSRFEQNPDSWSKDDDLKANLVRFKSGFPSPISRDKRGWLLDPISLALDSGIPGGAVSCASVHIGEIQPGAMRGNHRHHTCNETFVLWGARTKFRLENSKVGDKGYAEVIISADEVAVAASPRGTAHALINMDPVRTTLFLGCQDGIINYNSSTSDFKVWKDL; from the exons ATGGCGAACCCTAGAAGGACCTCAATTTCGTTGTTATCTTCAAGCAATCCACAAAGCTTAGAGAGTCCATTTCACGTTCAATCCCATGGCCGAACTCTTTCTCTCTCGTTACGCTTCTTATTCTCGTTTCTGAAGAACTTTCTGAAGAAGCCTCACGCGTTCCCTTTCTTGCTCTCTGTTTTCCTGTTACTCACATGGATTTCTCTCAGAATCCAGCACTCTTCTTCTCAATTCTCCTCTCCCGATTCCTCCCGCTTTGAACAGAATCCTGATTCGTGGAGCAAGGACGACGATCTCAAGGCCAACCTCGTTCGCTTCAAGTCTGGATTTCCTTCCCCGATTTCCAGGGACAAAAGGGGCTGGCTACTCGATCCTATTTCCCTTGCGCTTGATTCTGGCATTCCTG GTGGAGCAGTGTCCTGTGCTTCTGTTCATATTGGGGAAATTCAACCTGGTGCTATGAGGGGAAACCACAGACATCATACATGTAACGAGACATTTGTCCTGTGGGGGGCTAGAACAAAATTCAGG TTGGAGAACAGCAAGGTAGGCGATAAGGGATATGCTGAAGTGATAATCAGTGCGGATGAGGTTGCTGTTGCAGCAAGTCCAAGAGGAACAGCCCATGCACTGATAAACATGGATCCCGTTCGGACTACATTATTTCTGGGGTGTCAAGATGGTATTATAAACTATAACAGTTCGACTTCAGATTTTAAAGTTTGGAAAGATCTTTAG
- the LOC111803352 gene encoding NADH--cytochrome b5 reductase 1-like has protein sequence MDLSQSLDPQVLLGLAVAVLALAVGALYVLSSSKKSKSRGCLDPEVFKEFKLIKRVQLSHNVAKFTFTLPNPTSVLGLPIGQHISCRGKDGQGEEVIKPYTPITLDSDVGYFELVIKMYPQGRMSHHFRQMRVGDFLAVKGPKGRFRYQPGQVRAFGMLAGGSGITPMYQVARAILENPNDETKVHLIYANVTYEDILLKEELDLLAKRYPDSFKLYYVLNQPPEEWDGGVGFVSKEMIQTHCPAPASDIQVLRCGPPPMNKAMGAHLEALGYAPEMLFMF, from the exons ATGGATCTCTCACAGTCTTTAGATCCGCAAGTCCTTCTGGGTTTGGCTGTGGCTGTTTTAGCCCTTGCCGTTGGTGCTCTCTATGTATTATCCTCGTCTAAAAAAAGCAAATCCAGAG GTTGCTTGGATCCAGAGGTATTCAAGGAGTTTAAACTTATCAAACGCGTGCAGCTGAGCCATAATGTGGCGAAGTTTACATTTACACTCCCAAATCCTACTTCAGTTTTGGGTCTTCCCATTGGACAACATATCAGTTGCAG GGGCAAGGATGGCCAAGGTGAAGAGGTCATCAAACCGTACACACCGATTACTTTAGATTCTGATGTTGGTTATTTTGAGCTCGTCATAAAG ATGTATCCCCAAGGAAGGATGTCGCATCATTTCCGACAGATGCGTGTTGGCGATTTTCTTGCTGTAAAGGGGCCCAAG GGGCGTTTCAGGTATCAACCTGGGCAGGTCCGAGCATTTGGGATGCTCGCTGGAGGCTCCGGCATTACTCCTATGTATCAA GTTGCTCGAGCAATATTAGAAAATCCGAACGACGAGACGAAGGTACACCTCATCTATGCCAATGTCACCTATGAGGACATTCTTTTAAAG GAGGAGTTGGATCTTCTTGCCAAAAGGTACCCAGATAGCTTCAAGCTCTACTATGTCTTAAACCAG CCTCCTGAAGAATGGGATGGTGGTGTCGGATTCGTATCGAAGGAGATGATTCAAACCCACTGCCCCGCTCCTGCTTCTGATATTCAG GTTTTAAGATGTGGGCCACCACCAATGAACAAGGCCATGGGTGCTCATCTTGAAGCTCTTGGATATGCACCTGAGATGCTGTTCATGTTCTGA
- the LOC111803323 gene encoding ABC transporter F family member 4-like: protein MGRKKSEEGGGNAKVKPGKDASGKREKLSVSEMLASMDQKSDKPRKGSSSLSGGAKPQAKAPKKVASYTDGIDLPPSDDEEEEIVSDEEQQSTSSQKRLPWQDRAETKPLEVAVSDKELKKRERKDMFAAHAVEQARQEALKDDHDAFTVVIGSRASVLDGNDEADANVKDITIDNFSVSARGKELLKNASVKISHGKRYGLVGPNGMGKSTLLKLLAWRKIPVPKNIDVLLVEQEVVGDDRTALQAVVSANEELVKLRQEVADLQNSDAGQEENDDEDDAGERLAELYEKLQLLGSDAAEAQASRILAGLGFTKDMQARPTRSFSGGWRMRISLARALFVQPTLLLLDEPTNHLDLRAVLWLEEYLCRWKKTLVVVSHDRDFLNSVCNEIIHLHDFKLHFYRGNFDGFESGYEQRRKEMNKKFEIYDKQVKAAKRSGSRAQQEKVKDRAKFAAAKEASKNKSKGKVNEDDPLPEAPRKWRDYSVEFHFPEPTELTPPLLQLIEVSFSYPNREDFRLSNVDVGIDMGTRVAIVGPNGAGKSTLLNLLAGDLVPTEGEVRRSQKLRIGRYSQHFVDLLTMEETPVQYLLRLHPDQEGLSKQEAVRAKLGKFGLPSHNHLTPIAKLSGGQKARVVFTSISMSKPHILLLDEPTNHLDMQSIDALADALDEFTGGVVLVSHDSRLISRVCEDEEKSEIWVVENGTVEFFPGTFDEYKEELQKEIKAEVDD, encoded by the coding sequence ATGGGAAGGAAGAAATCAGAAGAAGGTGGTGGAAACGCCAAAGTCAAGCCTGGTAAAGATGCTTccgggaagagagagaagcttTCAGTGTCAGAAATGCTTGCCAGTATGGATCAGAAATCTGATAAACCGAGAAAGGGATCTTCATCTTTGAGTGGTGGTGCTAAACCTCAAGCAAAAGCTCCAAAAAAAGTTGCATCATACACTGATGGCATTGATCTCCCTCCCTCAGatgatgaggaagaagaaattgtgTCTGACGAGGAGCAGCAAAGTACCAGTTCCCAGAAACGGCTACCCTGGCAGGACAGGGCTGAGACGAAGCCTCTGGAGGTGGCTGTAAGTGACAAAGAGTTGAAAAAACGAGAGAGGAAAGATATGTTTGCTGCCCATGCTGTAGAACAGGCCAGACAAGAAGCTCTAAAAGATGACCATGATGCTTTCACTGTTGTAATTGGTAGCCGAGCTTCGGTTCTTGATGGAAATGATGAAGCTGATGCAAATGTCAAAGACATTACTATTGATAATTTCTCTGTTTCAGCTAGAGGGAAAGagcttttaaaaaatgcatcCGTGAAGATATCTCACGGGAAGAGGTATGGTTTAGTTGGGCCTAATGGTATGGGAAAGTCTACATTATTAAAGCTCCTTGCTTGGAGGAAGATACCCGTTCCTAAAAATATTGATGTTCTTTTGGTTGAACAAGAGGTGGTTGGTGATGATAGAACTGCACTTCAAGCAGTTGTTTCTGCTAATGAGGAGCTGGTCAAGCTTCGGCAAGAAGTTGCTGATTTGCAGAATTCTGATGCTGGTCAAGAGGAAAATGATGATGAGGATGATGCAGGAGAGAGGCTTGCTGAGTTATATGAAAAGCTGCAACTCTTGGGATCAGATGCAGCTGAGGCTCAAGCTTCCAGGATTCTTGCTGGACTGGGTTTTACCAAGGATATGCAAGCACGGCCTACCCGCTCATTTAGTGGTGGATGGAGAATGAGAATTTCACTGGCTCGGGCTCTTTTTGTTCAGCCAACACTTCTATTACTAGATGAACCCACAAATCATCTAGACCTTAGGGCTGTTCTCTGGTTGGAGGAGTACCTCTGTCGGTGGAAGAAAACTCTTGTTGTTGTGTCGCATGATCGAGATTTCCTCAACAGTGTTTGCAATGAAATTATTCATCTTCATGACTTTAAGCTTCATTTTTATCGTGGGAATTTTGATGGTTTTGAAAGTGGATATGAGCAGCGTCGGAAAGAAATGAACAAGAAGTTTGAGATATATGATAAACAGGTGAAAGCAGCTAAGAGGTCTGGAAGCAGGGCTCAACAAGAGAAGGTAAAAGACCGAGCAAAGTTTGCTGCTGCTAAGGAAGCCTCAAAGAACAAGTCCAAGGGAAAGGTTAATGAAGATGATCCCCTACCAGAGGCCCCCAGAAAGTGGAGAGATTACAGTGTAGAATTCCACTTCCCTGAACCCACCGAGCTCACCCCACCATTATTACAGTTGATTGAAGTAAGCTTTAGTTATCCAAATAGAGAAGATTTTAGACTTTCTAACGTTGATGTGGGTATTGATATGGGAACGCGGGTTGCTATCGTTGGGCCCAATGGAGCGGGGAAATCTACTCTTCTGAACCTGCTGGCAGGTGATTTGGTACCTACAGAAGGTGAAGTTCGGAGGAGTCAGAAGTTGAGGATTGGGAGGTATTCACAGCATTTTGTAGACCTTCTGACAATGGAGGAAACACCAGTTCAATatcttcttcgtcttcatcCTGATCAAGAGGGTCTAAGTAAGCAGGAGGCTGTTCGTGCCAAGTTGGGGAAGTTTGGACTCCCTAGCCACAATCACCTCACGCCAATTGCTAAATTATCTGGGGGCCAGAAGGCCAGGGTTGTTTTTACCTCAATTTCCATGTCCAAGCCACACATATTACTGCTTGATGAACCGACGAATCACTTGGACATGCAGAGTATTGATGCACTTGCAGATGCCTTGGATGAGTTTACTGGTGGAGTTGTTCTGGTTAGTCATGATTCTCGGCTCATATCACGTGTCTGCgaggatgaagaaaaaagtgaaatttggGTCGTTGAAAATGGCACCGTGGAGTTTTTCCCCGGAACGTTCGATGAATACAAGGAAGAATTGCAAAAGGAGATTAAAGCTGAGGTTGATGATTAG
- the LOC111803350 gene encoding transcription factor MYB30-like isoform X2, with the protein MDQLPEARNQERQLYAPRGRNDHPFASFIGWAAIASYLPQRTDNDIKNYWNTHLKKKLKSALDHSTTSEFFSKGFFNDSSTRTLDFDSSSASVSVSASCFCPNRSSAASPSSSSSTYYSSAENISRLLEGWMRSSPKTNDNDNDNPFHFDEKQSHHGDSVVSNQCREVKTEQDGNRVASMKEIESMVSLDNLGASCENDNKQNRSENNNNNNNNPPLSFLEKWLLDDTSVQVEEMMPLSPMF; encoded by the exons ATGGACCAATTACCTGAGGCCCGGAATCAAGAGAGGCAACTTTACGCCCCACgaggaaggaatgatcatccATTTGCAAGCTTTATTGG ATGGGCTGCAATAGCTTCTTATCTTCCCCAAAGGACGgataatgatataaaaaacTATTGGAACACgcatttgaagaagaaactcaaATCAGCTTTAGATCACTCAACAACCTCGGAATTTTTCTCGAAGGGTTTCTTCAATGATTCTTCCACAAGGACTTTGGATTTCGATTCTTCCTCCGCTTCCGTCTCTGTCTCTGCTTCCTGTTTTTGCCCAAATCGATCCTCCGCCGCGTcgccgtcgtcgtcgtcgtcaacTTATTACTCAAGTGCCGAGAACATCTCGCGCCTACTTGAAGGATGGATGAGATCGTCTCCAAAGACTAACGACAACGACAACGACAATCCATTCCATTTCGATGAGAAACAAAGTCATCATGGAGATTCCGTGGTTTCTAACCAATGTCGAGAGGTGAAAACCGAGCAAGACGGGAACAGGGTAGCATCCATGAAGGAGATCGAGTCGATGGTATCGCTCGATAACTTGGGGGCGTCTTGTGAGAATGATAATAAGCAAAATAGAAGcgagaataataataacaacaacaataacCCTCCATTGTCATTTCTTGAGAAATGGCTACTTGATGACACTTCTGTTCAAGTAGAGGAGATGATGCCATTGTCACCAATGTTCTAa
- the LOC111803350 gene encoding transcription factor MYB30-like isoform X1 yields MGRPPCCEKVGIKKGPWTPEEDILLVSYIQQHGPGNWRSVPTNTGLLRCSKSCRLRWTNYLRPGIKRGNFTPHEEGMIIHLQALLGNKWAAIASYLPQRTDNDIKNYWNTHLKKKLKSALDHSTTSEFFSKGFFNDSSTRTLDFDSSSASVSVSASCFCPNRSSAASPSSSSSTYYSSAENISRLLEGWMRSSPKTNDNDNDNPFHFDEKQSHHGDSVVSNQCREVKTEQDGNRVASMKEIESMVSLDNLGASCENDNKQNRSENNNNNNNNPPLSFLEKWLLDDTSVQVEEMMPLSPMF; encoded by the exons atgGGAAGGCCTCCATGCTGTGAGAAAGTGGGCATCAAGAAGGGTCCTTGGACTCCTGAAGAAGACATCCTTCTTGTCTCTTACATTCAACAACATGGCCCTGGTAACTGGAGATCTGTTCCCACCAACACCG GTCTGTTGAGATGTAGCAAGAGTTGTAGGCTACGATGGACCAATTACCTGAGGCCCGGAATCAAGAGAGGCAACTTTACGCCCCACgaggaaggaatgatcatccATTTGCAAGCTTTATTGGGTAACAA ATGGGCTGCAATAGCTTCTTATCTTCCCCAAAGGACGgataatgatataaaaaacTATTGGAACACgcatttgaagaagaaactcaaATCAGCTTTAGATCACTCAACAACCTCGGAATTTTTCTCGAAGGGTTTCTTCAATGATTCTTCCACAAGGACTTTGGATTTCGATTCTTCCTCCGCTTCCGTCTCTGTCTCTGCTTCCTGTTTTTGCCCAAATCGATCCTCCGCCGCGTcgccgtcgtcgtcgtcgtcaacTTATTACTCAAGTGCCGAGAACATCTCGCGCCTACTTGAAGGATGGATGAGATCGTCTCCAAAGACTAACGACAACGACAACGACAATCCATTCCATTTCGATGAGAAACAAAGTCATCATGGAGATTCCGTGGTTTCTAACCAATGTCGAGAGGTGAAAACCGAGCAAGACGGGAACAGGGTAGCATCCATGAAGGAGATCGAGTCGATGGTATCGCTCGATAACTTGGGGGCGTCTTGTGAGAATGATAATAAGCAAAATAGAAGcgagaataataataacaacaacaataacCCTCCATTGTCATTTCTTGAGAAATGGCTACTTGATGACACTTCTGTTCAAGTAGAGGAGATGATGCCATTGTCACCAATGTTCTAa
- the LOC111803356 gene encoding F-box protein SKIP24 isoform X2, with protein sequence MSELPDELWRQILEIGVKSCDFTYRDLCCISISSRRLRRLSDDECLWSHLLSSDYPSSSSSFSSSDASSKFLYKLRLERDRYKKAEKHRRAVFRKNNQIKAHFKRLEELEEGLMEETKKLTRTLTELSNLRTVREASVALRVWQPEVIRARQRQIVEQCSVSVDSRSRTLDMELKLCELQISISRKALKAEKRRLDVAKEELASLKYHPLKYYHRFVDSSSSEPGIKRRSEDVINSQVKQLRSS encoded by the exons ATGTCAGAATTGCCAGACGAGCTATGGAGACAAATTCTGGAAATTGGTGTTAAGAGCTGTGATTTCACTTACAGAGATCTCTGTTGCATCTCCATCTCTTCTCGCCGACTTCGCCGCCTCTCCGACGACGAATGTCTATGGTCTCACCTTCTCTCCTCCGATTACCcttcctcatcttcttctttttcatcctCCGACGCCTCTTCGAAGTTCCTTTACAAACTCAG GTTGGAGAGAGATAGGTATAAGAAGGCAGAGAAGCATAGGAGAGCAGTGTTTAGAAAGAATAACCAAATAAAGGCGCATTTTAAAAGGCTTGAAGAATTAGAGGAAGGTTTGATGGAGGAGACCAAGAAATTGACAAGGACCTTGACGGAATTGTCTAATTTACGCACGGTCAG GGAAGCATCAGTAGCTTTGAGAGTCTGGCAGCCAGAGGTCATTAGGGCAAGGCAAAGGCAAATTGTCGAACAATGCAGCGTGTCTGTTGATTCTCGCTCGCGGACTCTCGATATGGAGCTCAAGCTTTGTGAGCTACAAATTTCCATTTCTAGGAAAGCACTT AAAGCTGAAAAACGGAGACTCGACGTAGCTAAAGAAGAGTTAGCTTCATTGAAGTACCACCCTCTAAAGTACTATCATAGATTTGTAGATAGCAGTAGTAGTGAACCTGGCATCAAGAGGAGGTCAGAGGATGTAATAAAT AGCCAGGTAAAACAGTTACGGAGCTCGTAA
- the LOC111803356 gene encoding F-box protein SKIP24 isoform X1 codes for MSELPDELWRQILEIGVKSCDFTYRDLCCISISSRRLRRLSDDECLWSHLLSSDYPSSSSSFSSSDASSKFLYKLRLERDRYKKAEKHRRAVFRKNNQIKAHFKRLEELEEGLMEETKKLTRTLTELSNLRTVSHREASVALRVWQPEVIRARQRQIVEQCSVSVDSRSRTLDMELKLCELQISISRKALKAEKRRLDVAKEELASLKYHPLKYYHRFVDSSSSEPGIKRRSEDVINSQVKQLRSS; via the exons ATGTCAGAATTGCCAGACGAGCTATGGAGACAAATTCTGGAAATTGGTGTTAAGAGCTGTGATTTCACTTACAGAGATCTCTGTTGCATCTCCATCTCTTCTCGCCGACTTCGCCGCCTCTCCGACGACGAATGTCTATGGTCTCACCTTCTCTCCTCCGATTACCcttcctcatcttcttctttttcatcctCCGACGCCTCTTCGAAGTTCCTTTACAAACTCAG GTTGGAGAGAGATAGGTATAAGAAGGCAGAGAAGCATAGGAGAGCAGTGTTTAGAAAGAATAACCAAATAAAGGCGCATTTTAAAAGGCTTGAAGAATTAGAGGAAGGTTTGATGGAGGAGACCAAGAAATTGACAAGGACCTTGACGGAATTGTCTAATTTACGCACGGTCAG TCACAGGGAAGCATCAGTAGCTTTGAGAGTCTGGCAGCCAGAGGTCATTAGGGCAAGGCAAAGGCAAATTGTCGAACAATGCAGCGTGTCTGTTGATTCTCGCTCGCGGACTCTCGATATGGAGCTCAAGCTTTGTGAGCTACAAATTTCCATTTCTAGGAAAGCACTT AAAGCTGAAAAACGGAGACTCGACGTAGCTAAAGAAGAGTTAGCTTCATTGAAGTACCACCCTCTAAAGTACTATCATAGATTTGTAGATAGCAGTAGTAGTGAACCTGGCATCAAGAGGAGGTCAGAGGATGTAATAAAT AGCCAGGTAAAACAGTTACGGAGCTCGTAA